A window of Vibrio gazogenes genomic DNA:
CCGTAACGGAGGATAAAACAAATAAACAAGCGCCAATAGGCGGTGTCATTAACGATATGTTTAATGCTAATACAAACACAATACCTGCATGTAATGGGTCCATACCTAATTGTTGTGTAATCGGTACTAGTATCGGCCCCAAAATAATAAGCATCACATTAATATCCATAACCATACCAACGAGTAATAGCATGGTGATAATTAGAAAGAGGATAATAGAATGATTACTTGAAACAGTTAAAAACAGTTCTGCTATTTGCTGTGGTATCTGATTAAAACTCAACCACCAACCTAAAATAGAAGCGGCACCTATAATTAAGTAAATAACAGCTGAAATCTGAGCTGTTTTTATCATCATTGAAAATAACGATGATAGAGATAAGTTTCTATAGATAACACGACCAACGATCATCGAGTAAGCCACGGCAATTGATGCCGCTTCCGTTGGCGTCACAATACCGAAAACAATACCACCCAGGATAATTAACGGCATCAACAGCGCTAATATAGAGCCTCTAAAGTGAAACAGAATCTCATTAAGTGTTGCTCGCTTTGCTGTTTTTGGTAAGTTTTTGCGCTTACCTGTAGCAGCAATAATAGCCATACAAACAACACAGACTAGAATCCCAGGCAAAATTCCTGTGGCAAACAACCCTCCAATTGAGACACCCATCAGGGAGCCATACACGACCATAAGGCCTGAAGGAGGGATCGTAGGACCAATAATAGAACCAGCAGCAGTCACTGCACATGCATATGATCGTGAGTAACCCTGTTTCTCCATCGCAGGCACCAGCGTGCGACCAAATGCAGCAGCATCAGCTGTCGCTGACCCAGTAATGCCAGCAAAAAATACAGAAGCAAGCATATTAGAGTGCGCAAGACCTCCCCTAAAATGCCCAACGAGAGCTTCCGCAAGCATCACTAAGCGTCCAGTAATGCCTGTATGATTCATAATTTCACCTGCAAGGATGAAAAATGGCATCGCTAAAAATGGGAAGATGTTTAACCCGTTAAAAATTTTACTCGGCGCTATAGCAGTAAAATGAAGCCCACCCATCTCATACATACCAACTAAGCCAGAGACGCCCAAAGATAAGGCGACAGGGGCACCAAAAAAAAGTAGGAAAAAGAATAAAATACCGACAATCATAGCCGCTTCTCCGTGTAAGGATGCATTGACATCGTCTTGAGTTCGCACAATTTGTAAATGTCTTGTAGCACAACAAACAACGACTGGATGGCACTTAGGAAAAACGTGATAGGAATTGCAGCGTACGCATATGACATAGGAAGGGCAAATACACTTGACACTTGACCACTGCCTTTTTGCGCAAAATTGACTCCCTCATAGGATAAATAGGCAAAGAAAAGTGTGAGCAGTACACCCATAAAAATTTGAAAACCAATTTTAGTCTGGCTAGAAAATTTGTTCACAATGAACTCTAACCCCATATGTTCACGCTTAGCTGTACAACATGGAACGGCAAGTAAAATTGCCCATATCATTATGTATCTTGCGAGTTCTTCTACCCAAGATAACTGCCAATGGAAAAGATATCGGTCTATCACTGCAATCCATACATCTAGAATTAATAGCGATATCAGTATGCCGACACAAAACTGGTTTACTTTATTTAGCTTATTGCTAACTTTTATTATGTTAGATTTAACACTGCTCATTTAGACATCCTTTGTCTTTAAATCCGTGTAACTTAAATATTTATTTAATTATTCTTTATAACAAGTTACGTCGACTTCAACCTTACAATCCACAACAAGGTCCGCAACCATGCATATTCTCGCAGGTGGATTATCGCCAAATACTTCTTTAAACACCTTATTAAAAGACTGAAAATATCTTGAGTCGGTTAATACCACGGTCACATGTACAACATCTTCAAGACCATAATTCGCTTCTTTCATTATATTAAGACAATTTTCAATCGCCAAGCGTGATTGTTCAATAATGCCGCCTTCAACAACTTCACCATCTTTCATTGGAGTTTGGCCGGAAACATATAACCATCCTCCCGCTTGAACTGCTCTTGAAAAAGGTAAATGTTGACCACCAGTACCGGTACCACCAGTACTGCCAAATCTAATAATTGACATAATAAAACCTCAAAAAATATTATTTATTTCTGTAAAGAAATTTTCCAGAACGTTTTTTATTTACTGATTTTTCCTGATATACAATATTCCCATTCACTAAGACATATTCAATACCAGCACTTACTTGTTTAGGATTATTAAAGGATGCCATATCAATAATTTTCTCAAAATCAAAAATCACTAAATCAGCATAATATTGTTCTTTAATTAATCCTCTATTTTTTAAACCAAAGCGTTGTGCAGACAACGATGTCATTTTTCGAACTGCTTCAGACAGAGAAAATAATTTTTCATCTCGGCAGTAGTGACCAATAACTCGAGGAAATGTCCCCCATAAACGAGGATGTGGTAGCGGGTCATTGGGCAATCCGTCTGAACCTATCATCGTTTTTGGGTATTTTAAAACTCGAGCGACATCCTCTTCTAGCATATTGTGATAAATAGCCCCAGCAGGTTGGAGACGCTTAGCCGCATCGATGAGTGACACGCCCCAGATGTCAGCGATATCCGCAAGGTTTCTGCCCCCCTGCTCTGGTTCCGGTTCTGACCATGTAATGGTAATATCAAAATCAGATGTCACCTGGCCTAAATCTAGGGTTGAAGAACCAGCGGAATATGGATAACAATCACAACCTATATCTTGTGTTTTGCTTCTTTCATCCATGAACCTTAATGTTTGCTCTGTTCTACCCCAATTCGCTTTGCCTGCACATTTATGATGAGAGATAACGACGGGTACATTACCATGGCAACCAATATCAAAGGCTTCTTCCATTGCATCTAATATCCCTTCAAACTCTGTACGCAAGTGCGTCACATAAATACCATCGTAGTGAGAAAGCTCTTCGGACAGTTCAAGCACTTCTTCTG
This region includes:
- a CDS encoding TRAP transporter large permease, with the translated sequence MIVGILFFFLLFFGAPVALSLGVSGLVGMYEMGGLHFTAIAPSKIFNGLNIFPFLAMPFFILAGEIMNHTGITGRLVMLAEALVGHFRGGLAHSNMLASVFFAGITGSATADAAAFGRTLVPAMEKQGYSRSYACAVTAAGSIIGPTIPPSGLMVVYGSLMGVSIGGLFATGILPGILVCVVCMAIIAATGKRKNLPKTAKRATLNEILFHFRGSILALLMPLIILGGIVFGIVTPTEAASIAVAYSMIVGRVIYRNLSLSSLFSMMIKTAQISAVIYLIIGAASILGWWLSFNQIPQQIAELFLTVSSNHSIILFLIITMLLLVGMVMDINVMLIILGPILVPITQQLGMDPLHAGIVFVLALNISLMTPPIGACLFVLSSVTETKLEKISKDLIPFLLGELALLFIIAYFPSVTLFIPRLLGY
- a CDS encoding TRAP transporter small permease, with the translated sequence MSSVKSNIIKVSNKLNKVNQFCVGILISLLILDVWIAVIDRYLFHWQLSWVEELARYIMIWAILLAVPCCTAKREHMGLEFIVNKFSSQTKIGFQIFMGVLLTLFFAYLSYEGVNFAQKGSGQVSSVFALPMSYAYAAIPITFFLSAIQSLFVVLQDIYKLCELKTMSMHPYTEKRL
- a CDS encoding RidA family protein; amino-acid sequence: MSIIRFGSTGGTGTGGQHLPFSRAVQAGGWLYVSGQTPMKDGEVVEGGIIEQSRLAIENCLNIMKEANYGLEDVVHVTVVLTDSRYFQSFNKVFKEVFGDNPPARICMVADLVVDCKVEVDVTCYKE
- a CDS encoding N-acyl-D-amino-acid deacylase family protein; its protein translation is MDFEVLLRNFNIVDGSGGDITIQDVGIVGDKIVKIGDLSSCHADVKIEGNGLYLAPGFIDVHTHDDINVIQQPEMLPKISQGVTTVIVGNCGISASPVTLTSEPPDPMNLLGERDKFSYATFSQYAQAVEAAQPAINVGALVGHTSLRQNHMDNLYRPATNSEIQAMRSQLRDSLEHGALGLSTGLAYASAREAPTEEVLELSEELSHYDGIYVTHLRTEFEGILDAMEEAFDIGCHGNVPVVISHHKCAGKANWGRTEQTLRFMDERSKTQDIGCDCYPYSAGSSTLDLGQVTSDFDITITWSEPEPEQGGRNLADIADIWGVSLIDAAKRLQPAGAIYHNMLEEDVARVLKYPKTMIGSDGLPNDPLPHPRLWGTFPRVIGHYCRDEKLFSLSEAVRKMTSLSAQRFGLKNRGLIKEQYYADLVIFDFEKIIDMASFNNPKQVSAGIEYVLVNGNIVYQEKSVNKKRSGKFLYRNK